From one Gammaproteobacteria bacterium CG11_big_fil_rev_8_21_14_0_20_46_22 genomic stretch:
- a CDS encoding TIGR03746 family integrating conjugative element protein, with protein MACSEEYQMKFLNALEQARWHIRTLWIVIILAFVANGFAIVGWMHSQSKIQVEVPPQIPESGLTLTQGEVPKTTIYSFAYYVWQSVNHWSKDGMTDYKQQITQFSPFLTPSFKLKLVQDYNNLLNQGELQDRIRLMQGMSGSEYSPNDVKYVGHGTWIVHLKMRLTEMMNSNAKVVKDVQMVYTLKVVRYNVDAKQNPWGLAIAGFAASPARLKTIV; from the coding sequence ATGGCATGTTCGGAGGAATATCAAATGAAGTTTTTAAACGCGCTTGAACAAGCGCGGTGGCACATTCGCACGCTATGGATTGTGATTATTTTAGCATTTGTCGCTAACGGTTTTGCTATCGTAGGTTGGATGCACTCACAATCTAAAATACAAGTCGAAGTACCGCCGCAAATCCCGGAAAGTGGCTTGACCCTTACACAAGGTGAAGTGCCGAAAACAACCATTTACAGCTTTGCTTATTATGTTTGGCAGTCAGTCAACCACTGGTCAAAAGATGGCATGACCGATTACAAGCAGCAAATTACACAGTTTTCACCATTCTTAACGCCGAGTTTTAAGCTAAAACTCGTACAAGACTATAACAATTTGCTGAATCAAGGTGAGCTGCAAGACCGCATACGCTTAATGCAAGGCATGTCAGGTAGTGAGTATTCACCTAATGACGTTAAATATGTTGGTCATGGCACGTGGATTGTGCATTTAAAAATGCGATTAACGGAAATGATGAACAGCAATGCAAAAGTCGTTAAAGATGTACAGATGGTTTACACCTTAAAAGTGGTTCGTTACAACGTTGATGCAAAACAAAATCCTTGGGGATTAGCGATTGCAGGTTTTGCCGCAAGCCCCGCGCGTCTCAAAACAATCGTTTAA
- a CDS encoding TIGR03749 family integrating conjugative element protein has protein sequence MNRLIKPICLASILLASLSAANFVNAAPLNTANTITANSSDEHIVWQRAPIKITLPVGKERFVSFPNEVQFGYNTNLLPPEVMRVENDNQTLYLFAKKPFSTERTEAKLASGEIILLDINAKKAAPDNPVDIVLPKKENNETAQSNDQASQSSVNTVSLTRYAIQRLYAPQRLLKQSMQISRFPMETEHVVPLFYDGSASAMPLASWRGGNLYVTALLVKNLLKQPLRLDPRLLCGDWKAASFYPQTQLASRGTPINKDTATLFVVSNEPFSQAIASCLPQS, from the coding sequence ATGAACCGCCTTATAAAACCGATTTGTCTGGCTAGCATCCTATTGGCCAGCTTAAGTGCTGCAAACTTTGTTAATGCAGCGCCACTTAATACAGCGAATACTATCACTGCAAATAGCAGTGATGAGCATATTGTTTGGCAACGAGCGCCCATTAAAATAACGCTTCCTGTGGGTAAAGAGCGTTTTGTTTCTTTTCCGAATGAAGTGCAATTTGGATACAACACAAACTTATTGCCGCCCGAAGTAATGCGAGTTGAAAACGATAATCAAACACTTTATTTGTTTGCCAAAAAACCGTTTTCAACCGAAAGAACCGAGGCAAAACTTGCGAGCGGTGAGATTATTCTACTAGATATCAATGCTAAAAAAGCAGCGCCGGATAATCCTGTTGACATTGTACTACCTAAAAAAGAAAACAATGAAACAGCGCAGTCTAATGATCAGGCTAGTCAGTCGAGCGTAAACACTGTGTCACTTACTCGTTATGCGATACAGCGTCTTTACGCCCCACAACGCCTATTAAAGCAGTCAATGCAGATCAGTCGGTTCCCGATGGAAACTGAGCATGTTGTGCCATTATTTTATGACGGCAGTGCAAGTGCTATGCCTTTGGCCAGTTGGCGTGGTGGCAACCTTTATGTCACAGCATTATTAGTCAAAAACTTACTAAAGCAACCCTTAAGACTCGATCCGCGTTTATTGTGTGGTGACTGGAAAGCTGCAAGTTTTTATCCACAAACACAACTAGCCTCTCGCGGTACACCGATTAATAAGGATACAGCAACTTTATTTGTTGTTTCTAACGAGCCTTTTTCGCAAGCAATCGCTAGTTGTTTGCCACAAAGTTAA
- a CDS encoding TIGR03752 family integrating conjugative element protein has translation MFKNLSKTTKLFVGLIAGVVVIMVIVISLSGNETPEKKAVNYVNDSASADNKVEALKTMTADLINVENKNKQLQQNVESLQAENKKSIDNLKQSVSSQVEQALNKIQAQNQQKQVAFEKQLKQKEAAQAQDYPVNGSSSANNNGSFIWVSDLSKINKNTDKQAGDDTSLLSFGKNKDDSGDSLLHSGNDNSATTNNSAQKADSVKPIYTIPMNATLTGATLMTPLVGRVPINGQLPSPYHFKLVLSGNNLTANGYPMPGVKGAVMSGVASGDMLGSCARGDIHSMTFIFNDGRISTTTAKGSDGSLGYISSQTGNPCIAGTFHSDAAIFLGAQMGLSAAQGYANAITSSQYMTSTNSAGETIHTLMGDANKAAIGQGGSAAAQAAQTWWNRRVQNSFDYVYVPNVNPKTGKPMKVVVNISKEIPINYDKNARKVDYETSLQNNNTLLD, from the coding sequence ATGTTTAAAAATTTAAGCAAAACAACCAAGCTTTTTGTCGGGTTAATTGCAGGTGTAGTGGTCATCATGGTTATTGTGATCTCACTATCAGGCAATGAGACACCAGAAAAAAAAGCTGTTAATTATGTAAATGATAGCGCATCGGCTGACAACAAAGTCGAAGCGCTAAAAACAATGACTGCTGATTTAATCAATGTCGAAAACAAGAATAAACAACTCCAACAAAACGTTGAAAGCCTACAGGCCGAGAATAAAAAATCGATAGATAATTTAAAACAGTCGGTTTCTTCTCAGGTGGAGCAAGCACTCAACAAAATACAAGCGCAGAACCAGCAAAAACAGGTTGCGTTTGAAAAACAACTGAAACAAAAAGAAGCTGCGCAAGCACAAGATTATCCTGTTAATGGTAGCAGTAGTGCTAATAATAATGGGAGCTTTATTTGGGTGTCTGATTTATCAAAAATCAATAAAAATACGGATAAACAAGCTGGTGATGACACCAGCTTATTAAGCTTTGGTAAAAATAAAGATGATTCTGGTGACTCATTGCTACATTCTGGCAATGATAACTCAGCAACAACAAATAATAGCGCACAAAAAGCGGATAGCGTAAAACCTATATACACAATCCCTATGAATGCGACGCTAACAGGTGCAACGTTGATGACGCCACTCGTTGGTCGAGTACCTATCAACGGGCAGCTACCATCACCTTATCACTTTAAGCTGGTGCTATCAGGTAACAACTTAACAGCTAACGGCTACCCCATGCCGGGTGTTAAAGGTGCTGTCATGAGCGGCGTTGCCAGCGGTGACATGCTTGGTAGTTGTGCGCGTGGTGATATTCACAGCATGACTTTCATTTTCAATGATGGTCGAATTAGCACCACTACAGCTAAAGGTAGTGATGGTAGTTTGGGTTACATTTCAAGCCAAACGGGAAACCCTTGTATTGCAGGTACATTCCACAGCGATGCGGCCATCTTTTTGGGTGCTCAAATGGGCTTGTCAGCCGCGCAAGGTTACGCTAATGCCATCACCAGCTCCCAGTACATGACATCAACAAATTCAGCCGGTGAAACCATTCACACTTTGATGGGTGATGCCAACAAAGCAGCCATTGGTCAAGGTGGCTCAGCCGCAGCACAAGCGGCACAGACCTGGTGGAACCGTCGGGTACAAAATTCATTCGATTATGTCTATGTGCCTAACGTTAATCCAAAAACAGGTAAACCAATGAAAGTCGTTGTGAACATCAGTAAAGAAATACCCATTAACTACGATAAAAATGCGAGGAAAGTAGACTATGAAACGTCATTACAAAACAACAATACTCTGCTTGATTAG
- a CDS encoding TIGR03751 family conjugal transfer lipoprotein, whose product MKRHYKTTILCLISLVGAVSLSGCSSMMSSRMPAGSISMQQSYDNAINGTDGTTGGGTLKQVRAKVGTLRQQATNYTGYTRTQANEINSQFPQLPNPSVVMYIYPHQAGSGDNLTPVPGYSTVFPLYTHVYYALPGEVDTQ is encoded by the coding sequence ATGAAACGTCATTACAAAACAACAATACTCTGCTTGATTAGTCTCGTTGGCGCAGTCAGTTTATCTGGCTGTTCCTCAATGATGTCAAGCCGTATGCCTGCTGGCAGCATTTCAATGCAACAATCTTATGATAATGCTATCAACGGTACGGATGGCACAACAGGCGGTGGTACGCTGAAACAAGTGCGTGCCAAGGTCGGTACGCTTAGACAGCAAGCGACTAATTATACGGGTTACACTCGAACGCAAGCGAACGAAATTAACTCTCAATTTCCACAGTTACCCAACCCAAGCGTCGTGATGTATATCTATCCGCACCAAGCAGGGTCAGGTGATAACTTAACCCCTGTACCGGGATACTCAACCGTATTTCCACTGTACACGCATGTTTACTATGCGCTGCCGGGTGAAGTTGATACGCAATAG